A region of Granulicella sibirica DNA encodes the following proteins:
- a CDS encoding bifunctional rhamnulose-1-phosphate aldolase/short-chain dehydrogenase, with protein MSDVSKQGKLQFLEDRWDDAVAAKLDEPELLRYRSNLLGSDLRITNFGGGNTSSKLVQADPITGDPVKVLWVKGSGGDLGSIKRAGFATLYLDRLLSLEKAYKGVELEDEMVDLYPMCTFNNNPVAASIDTPLHGFLPFPHVDHLHPDWGIALAASANGKLKMEEFNKEFGHTLAWLPWQRPGFELGMMLRKIVEETPGCDGVVLGGHGLFTWGETQRESYLNTITIIDQLGQFIQRHGATAGHVHFGGGKVKTREDRSEIALEIFPYLRGLVSRKQRWIGSFSDIPQVLDFVNSTHAKDLAHLGTSCPDHFIRTKIRPMYIDWSPESDPGELKGIIETALETYRAEYAQYYKNHAVADSPALRDASPTVVLIPGVGMFTFGKNKTEARLTGEFYINAIGVMQGAGALGAGVTCTDIPQAGPAATADQFKMFSNYVALPASEAFRIEYWKLEEAKIRRQPPEKELSRRVALIVGGGSGIGREVALLASARGAHVVVADRDTAGAEAVAAEVAALSGKETVSWTSIDIRDRKTIKAALNATLQQFGGIDILINTAALFPSSPDGIINDAMWALTLEVNVTANYLLTDESTSIFKDQGIDGSIVLTSSANAVVAKKGSEAYDVSKAALSHLVRELAVSMSPLVRVNGISPATVVKGSTMFPRDRVIASLKKYNLPFVETDTDDGLRNVLAGFYAKRTLTHQPIDPKDCAAAIMFLAGPAARCTTGHLIPVDGGLVEAYLR; from the coding sequence ATGTCGGACGTAAGCAAGCAGGGTAAGCTTCAGTTTCTCGAAGATCGTTGGGATGATGCGGTAGCCGCAAAGCTGGATGAGCCGGAGTTGCTGCGGTACCGGTCGAACCTCCTCGGCTCGGACCTGAGGATTACAAACTTCGGCGGGGGCAATACGAGCTCGAAGCTGGTGCAGGCCGACCCGATTACGGGCGACCCGGTGAAGGTGCTGTGGGTAAAGGGAAGCGGTGGGGACCTCGGAAGTATCAAGCGCGCCGGTTTTGCGACGCTGTATCTCGATCGCTTGCTCTCGCTCGAGAAAGCTTACAAGGGCGTCGAACTCGAAGATGAGATGGTCGACCTGTACCCGATGTGTACGTTTAACAACAACCCCGTCGCCGCGTCGATCGATACCCCGCTGCATGGTTTTTTGCCCTTTCCGCACGTCGACCACCTTCATCCCGACTGGGGCATCGCGCTTGCGGCTTCCGCGAATGGCAAGCTGAAGATGGAGGAGTTCAATAAGGAATTCGGCCACACGCTGGCCTGGCTGCCTTGGCAGCGCCCGGGGTTCGAGCTTGGCATGATGCTGCGGAAGATCGTTGAAGAGACGCCGGGGTGCGATGGCGTCGTGCTCGGCGGGCACGGTCTGTTTACGTGGGGTGAGACGCAGCGCGAGAGCTACCTGAACACCATCACGATCATCGACCAGCTTGGCCAGTTCATCCAGCGGCACGGCGCGACGGCGGGTCATGTGCATTTCGGCGGCGGCAAGGTGAAGACGCGCGAGGATCGTTCGGAGATCGCGCTTGAGATCTTCCCGTACCTGCGCGGGCTCGTGTCGCGGAAGCAGAGGTGGATCGGCAGCTTTTCGGATATCCCGCAGGTGCTGGACTTCGTGAACTCCACTCATGCGAAGGACCTGGCGCACCTGGGTACGAGCTGCCCGGATCACTTTATCCGTACCAAGATCCGCCCGATGTACATCGACTGGAGTCCGGAGAGCGATCCGGGCGAGCTGAAGGGGATCATCGAGACCGCGCTTGAGACCTATCGGGCGGAGTACGCGCAGTATTACAAGAACCACGCCGTGGCGGATTCTCCGGCGCTGCGCGATGCGAGCCCCACGGTGGTTCTGATTCCGGGTGTCGGGATGTTTACCTTCGGCAAGAACAAGACCGAGGCCCGGCTTACCGGCGAGTTCTACATCAACGCCATCGGCGTGATGCAGGGGGCGGGCGCGCTCGGTGCGGGCGTGACGTGCACGGACATTCCGCAGGCTGGTCCGGCAGCGACAGCCGATCAGTTCAAGATGTTCTCGAACTATGTCGCGCTGCCCGCGAGCGAGGCGTTCCGTATCGAGTACTGGAAGCTTGAAGAGGCGAAGATCCGCCGGCAGCCGCCTGAGAAGGAACTGAGCCGCAGGGTGGCGCTTATCGTCGGCGGAGGAAGCGGCATTGGCCGCGAAGTCGCGCTGCTGGCTTCGGCGCGCGGGGCGCATGTGGTTGTTGCGGACCGCGATACCGCTGGTGCGGAGGCGGTCGCGGCTGAGGTTGCGGCGCTCTCGGGCAAGGAGACGGTCTCCTGGACGAGCATCGATATCCGTGACCGCAAGACGATCAAGGCTGCCCTCAATGCGACGCTGCAGCAGTTTGGCGGGATCGACATCCTGATCAATACGGCGGCGCTGTTTCCTTCGTCGCCGGACGGCATCATCAACGATGCGATGTGGGCTTTGACGCTCGAGGTCAACGTCACGGCGAACTACCTGCTCACCGATGAATCCACCTCGATCTTCAAGGACCAGGGAATCGATGGAAGCATCGTCCTGACCAGTTCGGCCAACGCGGTTGTCGCGAAGAAGGGCAGCGAGGCATACGACGTCAGCAAGGCGGCCTTGAGCCACCTTGTGCGCGAGTTGGCTGTCAGCATGTCTCCGCTTGTGAGGGTGAACGGCATCAGCCCGGCGACGGTGGTGAAGGGCTCGACGATGTTCCCGCGCGACCGTGTGATCGCTTCCCTCAAGAAGTACAACCTGCCGTTCGTCGAGACGGATACCGATGACGGGCTGCGGAATGTGCTCGCAGGCTTCTATGCGAAGAGGACGCTGACGCATCAGCCGATCGATCCGAAGGACTGCGCGGCGGCCATTATGTTCCTCGCGGGCCCTGCCGCGCGTTGCACGACGGGCCACCTGATTCCCGTGGATGGAGGCCTCGTCGAGGCCTACCTGCGGTGA
- a CDS encoding rhamnulokinase: protein MKPDWAALAPRDRRALIAVDLGAESCRVSMLRWTDGKARVELVHRFANNPRESDGGLRWDLNMIAAGLEDGLRKCARIATEGIRSIAVDGWAVDYVRIDADGAPLEDPFCYRDERTLAAEVSAHKKISPERLREITGIQLLRINTLYQLHADTLAERPSGVQWMNLPEYFLARWGGSRVAEYTNATHTQMVDLYRKVWSEEIFDAMGFAPGRALTIVPPGTVVGRLSGPLAGLEAFRDTVLIAPGCHDTASAIAGIPAVGNDWAYISSGTWSLVGTLLEQPRSGDAVKAENFTNLGAVGDRVCFHKNVNGMWLVRQCMDAWAAEGKAWKIEDLVKAAEAVEKPTGMLDVDDPDLLLAGDMPQRINRQRQAKGRRPMDESSAGAPAMASLIFHSLAARYAQVLKRIALHSGKELERLFVVGGASQNEFLNRLTAEATGLKVFRGSAESSTVGNFAVQLAVLDGDRDRVTGVFAENVSHWAELLVGVMA, encoded by the coding sequence GTGAAGCCGGATTGGGCAGCTCTCGCCCCAAGAGACCGGCGGGCGCTCATCGCCGTCGATCTCGGAGCTGAGAGCTGCCGCGTCTCGATGCTGCGCTGGACGGACGGCAAGGCGCGCGTTGAGCTTGTGCATCGGTTTGCCAATAACCCGCGTGAGAGCGATGGCGGACTGCGCTGGGATCTGAACATGATCGCGGCAGGGCTTGAGGATGGCCTCCGGAAGTGTGCGCGGATCGCCACGGAGGGGATTCGCTCCATCGCGGTCGATGGGTGGGCGGTGGACTATGTCCGGATCGACGCGGATGGGGCTCCGCTCGAAGATCCTTTCTGCTATCGCGATGAGAGGACGTTGGCCGCCGAAGTCTCGGCGCACAAGAAGATCTCTCCGGAACGGCTGCGCGAGATTACCGGGATTCAGCTCCTGCGGATCAACACGCTCTACCAGCTTCATGCGGATACGCTCGCGGAGCGGCCATCGGGCGTGCAGTGGATGAACCTGCCGGAGTACTTCCTGGCCCGCTGGGGCGGGTCGCGTGTGGCGGAGTATACGAATGCGACGCACACGCAGATGGTGGACCTGTACCGGAAGGTCTGGTCGGAGGAGATCTTCGACGCGATGGGCTTCGCGCCGGGACGGGCGCTGACCATCGTTCCGCCGGGAACTGTGGTTGGGAGGCTTTCAGGGCCGCTCGCCGGACTGGAGGCGTTTCGGGATACGGTGCTGATCGCGCCGGGATGCCACGATACGGCTTCGGCGATTGCGGGGATTCCGGCGGTGGGGAACGATTGGGCCTATATCAGCTCGGGGACCTGGTCGCTGGTGGGGACGCTGCTGGAACAGCCTCGGAGCGGGGATGCGGTGAAGGCGGAGAACTTTACGAATCTCGGGGCGGTTGGGGATCGGGTTTGCTTCCACAAGAATGTGAATGGCATGTGGCTGGTGCGGCAGTGCATGGATGCGTGGGCGGCTGAGGGGAAGGCGTGGAAGATTGAAGATCTGGTGAAGGCGGCTGAAGCGGTGGAAAAACCGACGGGGATGCTGGATGTGGATGATCCGGATCTGCTTCTGGCAGGGGATATGCCGCAGAGGATCAATCGGCAGAGGCAGGCGAAGGGGCGGAGGCCGATGGACGAGTCGTCAGCTGGGGCTCCGGCGATGGCTTCGTTGATCTTTCACAGCCTGGCGGCCCGATATGCACAGGTGCTCAAGCGGATCGCTCTTCATTCAGGTAAGGAGCTGGAGCGGCTGTTTGTTGTGGGTGGGGCCAGCCAGAACGAGTTTTTGAACCGGCTTACGGCTGAGGCTACGGGGTTGAAGGTCTTCCGTGGTTCGGCGGAGAGTTCGACTGTCGGAAACTTTGCGGTGCAGTTGGCGGTGCTCGATGGAGACCGTGACCGGGTGACGGGGGTGTTCGCCGAGAACGTGTCGCACTGGGCCGAACTACTGGTCGGGGTTATGGCTTAG
- a CDS encoding glycoside hydrolase family 28 protein, translating to MTRFLALALLAASLHQAKGATVKANDFGARGDGTILDTAAIQRAIDEAAKTHGTVTFAPGTYLTGSLFLKSGITLDVPAGVTLIGSEHLEDYPQLPTRIAGIEMTWPAALINVRDQQNVTLTGHGTIDGDGPIWWKSYWDLRKTYEPRGLRWASDYDARRPRLVLLQNASNVHLGGGITLRRSGFWTIQVLYSHDIAIEDVTIRNNEGGKGPSTDGIDIDSSKNILVAHADIDVNDDALCLKDGRDSDGLRVNRPTENVVLRDSIIRHGAAAVTIGSETSGGFRNIEAYNLTALAGVGSGVLIKSAHTRGGWADDIRFHDMTFTGVPIPIHVTMNWNPSYSYATLPEGAKDVPPYWKVLTTKVPEAQGLPHFRNVHIWNIKATGAKTAVQVAAYPNATLDSFRLDHIDIAAQTAGTIADSKDWTLTDVNIQTADGSKLAVLPPGATPPKEATAFGDREPVTPKP from the coding sequence ATGACCCGCTTCCTCGCTCTCGCTCTTCTCGCAGCCAGCCTTCACCAGGCGAAAGGAGCCACGGTCAAAGCCAACGACTTCGGCGCCAGGGGCGACGGCACCATCCTCGACACCGCCGCCATCCAGCGCGCCATCGACGAAGCCGCCAAAACTCACGGCACGGTCACCTTCGCCCCTGGAACCTACCTCACTGGATCCCTCTTCCTAAAATCGGGCATCACCTTGGACGTCCCGGCAGGCGTCACCCTCATCGGCTCCGAACACCTCGAAGACTACCCGCAGCTTCCCACCCGCATCGCCGGAATCGAGATGACCTGGCCCGCCGCCCTTATCAACGTCCGCGACCAGCAGAACGTCACCCTCACCGGCCACGGCACCATCGACGGAGACGGCCCCATCTGGTGGAAGTCCTACTGGGACCTCCGCAAGACCTACGAGCCCCGCGGCCTCCGCTGGGCGTCCGACTACGATGCCCGCCGCCCCCGCCTCGTCCTCCTGCAAAACGCCTCGAACGTCCACCTCGGCGGCGGCATCACCCTCCGGCGCTCCGGCTTCTGGACCATCCAGGTCCTCTACTCCCACGACATCGCCATCGAAGACGTCACCATCCGCAACAACGAAGGCGGTAAAGGCCCCTCCACCGACGGGATCGACATCGACTCCTCGAAGAACATCCTTGTCGCCCACGCTGACATCGACGTCAACGACGACGCACTCTGCCTCAAGGACGGCCGCGACTCCGACGGACTCCGCGTCAACCGGCCCACCGAGAACGTGGTTCTCCGCGACTCCATCATCCGCCACGGCGCAGCCGCCGTCACCATCGGCAGCGAGACCTCCGGGGGCTTCCGCAACATCGAGGCCTACAACCTCACCGCGCTTGCAGGCGTTGGTTCCGGCGTCCTCATCAAGTCGGCGCACACTCGCGGCGGCTGGGCTGACGATATCCGCTTCCACGACATGACCTTCACCGGTGTCCCCATCCCCATCCACGTCACCATGAACTGGAACCCAAGCTACAGCTACGCCACCCTCCCCGAGGGCGCAAAGGACGTTCCCCCCTACTGGAAGGTCCTCACCACCAAGGTCCCCGAAGCCCAGGGCCTCCCGCACTTCCGCAACGTCCACATCTGGAACATCAAGGCCACCGGCGCCAAAACCGCCGTCCAGGTCGCCGCCTACCCCAACGCCACCCTCGATAGCTTCCGCCTCGACCACATCGACATCGCCGCCCAGACCGCCGGAACCATCGCCGACTCCAAAGACTGGACTCTCACCGACGTCAACATCCAGACCGCCGACGGCTCGAAGCTGGCCGTCCTCCCACCCGGAGCCACCCCACCGAAAGAAGCAACCGCCTTCGGCGACCGCGAGCCCGTCACGCCTAAGCCATAA
- a CDS encoding glycosyl hydrolase has product MNSPRSRTVSLWKRTVLPLAAACVATSFPSSASPLYAATSIDNLRKTFQSPPDSAKPMVRWWWFGTAVEKPEILLELQQMKADGIGGAELAFVYPEVLDDPAHGLKNLPFLSPEMLDAVTYAQQEARKLGLRIDVTLCSGWPYGGADTPIGEAAGTLRTLEIPLPASATRAPLPKLLDADEIVSEVIVDGSPKHWDASTARPLIEPIPPSTSPRVALFFIAGHTRQQVKRAAVGAEGFVLDPFSHQAVATHLEKVGEPLVKAFGDTPPYAIFSDSLEAYGADWTPTLPWEFNRRRGYNLIPHLPELVAGGTPAAEKVRHDYGRTLTELVNENYLTQINKWAIARNTKFRSQTYGEPAVSFSSQNLAGLPEGEGPQWRAFSTLRWASSANHVFGNNITSGETFTWLHSPVFRATPLDMKAEADIDFIMGENQLIFHGWPYSAPGVPEPGWSLYAAASFNHHNPWHPVLPAVDQYIARISALLREGEPANQVAVLVPTDDAWASFAPPKVTVTGAMKDFIQPSLLSAILSSGYNFDFADAEAINRLGIHHQILVLPPTTRIPLDTLAKINAFAKAGGKVVAVGHLPTLDPDGRSSPELTALANTIPVIPDDARLGKALGDLASPDLKFSESEASVTGAIGFIRRKLPDADLYFVTNTSNLPVSATAAFGTHFTGGEQWDTDTGAARPATPAGTRVTLAPYESRIFVFSQSAPAPAPPFTPSHQLSDLSSGWNVSFSALGKSTPEPALTDWTSDPATRNYSGEAVYARTFRLPATLATVYLKIDGGTALPGSPSSTSEHPALLPNGLPDPKVTRTGPGMHAYYDPPIREAALVTVNGQPAGALWHPPYRLDISKFLKSGENKIELHVYNTALNAWSALPPHDYKPLIQKYGDRFQMQDLDKVQPIPSGILGKIYLVTGEEQ; this is encoded by the coding sequence GTGAATTCGCCGCGCAGCCGAACCGTATCCTTGTGGAAAAGAACCGTCCTGCCACTCGCAGCCGCGTGCGTCGCGACATCATTTCCATCATCGGCAAGTCCCTTATATGCAGCAACATCGATCGATAACCTGAGAAAAACATTTCAGTCTCCACCGGACTCCGCCAAACCAATGGTCCGCTGGTGGTGGTTTGGCACAGCGGTGGAAAAGCCAGAGATCCTCCTCGAACTCCAGCAGATGAAAGCCGACGGAATCGGCGGAGCCGAGCTCGCCTTCGTCTACCCGGAGGTACTCGACGACCCTGCCCACGGCCTCAAAAACCTCCCGTTCCTCTCGCCCGAGATGCTAGACGCCGTCACCTACGCGCAGCAGGAGGCCCGCAAACTTGGCCTGCGCATCGACGTCACCCTCTGCAGCGGCTGGCCCTACGGTGGTGCCGACACCCCAATCGGGGAGGCCGCCGGAACCCTCCGTACCTTGGAAATCCCCCTGCCGGCTAGCGCGACCAGGGCTCCCCTGCCGAAACTCCTCGACGCGGACGAGATCGTCTCCGAGGTCATTGTCGACGGATCACCAAAGCACTGGGACGCCTCCACCGCCCGCCCGCTCATCGAGCCCATCCCCCCGTCCACTTCCCCCCGCGTCGCCCTCTTCTTCATCGCCGGACACACCCGCCAGCAGGTCAAGCGCGCCGCCGTGGGCGCCGAAGGCTTCGTCCTCGACCCCTTCAGCCACCAGGCCGTCGCCACGCACCTCGAGAAGGTAGGCGAGCCTCTCGTCAAAGCCTTCGGTGACACCCCGCCCTACGCCATTTTCTCCGACTCGCTCGAAGCCTACGGTGCCGATTGGACCCCAACCCTCCCCTGGGAGTTCAACCGCCGCCGAGGCTATAACCTGATCCCCCACCTTCCGGAACTCGTCGCCGGTGGCACCCCAGCCGCCGAGAAGGTCCGTCACGACTACGGGCGCACTCTCACTGAACTCGTCAACGAGAATTACCTGACCCAGATCAACAAGTGGGCCATCGCTCGCAACACGAAGTTCCGCTCGCAAACCTATGGCGAACCAGCAGTTAGCTTCTCCAGTCAGAACTTAGCCGGACTTCCCGAGGGAGAGGGCCCGCAGTGGCGCGCCTTCTCCACCCTGCGCTGGGCTTCCTCCGCGAACCACGTCTTCGGCAATAACATCACCTCTGGCGAGACCTTCACCTGGCTCCACTCTCCGGTCTTCCGCGCCACTCCACTCGACATGAAGGCCGAAGCCGACATCGATTTCATCATGGGCGAGAACCAGCTCATCTTCCACGGCTGGCCCTACTCCGCCCCGGGCGTCCCCGAACCCGGCTGGAGCCTCTATGCGGCCGCCAGCTTCAACCACCACAACCCCTGGCACCCTGTTCTACCAGCCGTCGACCAGTACATCGCCCGCATCAGCGCCCTCCTCCGCGAAGGCGAGCCAGCGAACCAGGTCGCCGTTCTCGTCCCCACCGATGACGCCTGGGCGAGCTTCGCGCCCCCGAAGGTGACCGTGACGGGGGCGATGAAGGACTTCATCCAGCCATCGCTCCTGTCGGCCATCCTGTCCTCCGGTTACAACTTCGACTTTGCCGATGCCGAAGCCATCAACCGACTCGGGATCCATCACCAGATCCTCGTCCTCCCCCCCACAACCCGCATCCCCCTCGACACCCTCGCCAAAATCAACGCCTTCGCCAAGGCTGGAGGCAAGGTCGTCGCCGTTGGCCACCTTCCCACACTCGACCCCGATGGCAGATCATCGCCGGAGCTTACGGCTCTCGCGAACACCATCCCAGTCATCCCTGACGACGCTCGACTCGGCAAAGCCCTCGGTGATCTTGCATCGCCTGACCTTAAATTTTCTGAAAGCGAAGCGTCTGTGACGGGAGCTATTGGGTTCATTCGTAGGAAGTTACCTGATGCAGATCTCTACTTCGTCACGAATACATCCAACCTTCCGGTTTCCGCTACAGCCGCCTTCGGAACCCACTTCACGGGCGGCGAACAATGGGATACCGACACCGGAGCAGCCCGACCCGCCACGCCAGCTGGAACCCGCGTTACGCTCGCCCCTTATGAGTCACGCATCTTCGTCTTCAGCCAGAGCGCGCCGGCCCCCGCGCCACCTTTCACCCCATCCCATCAGCTCTCTGACCTCTCCTCCGGCTGGAACGTCAGCTTTTCCGCCTTGGGCAAGTCCACCCCCGAACCGGCTCTAACCGACTGGACCTCCGATCCCGCCACGAGGAACTACTCCGGCGAAGCGGTCTACGCCCGCACCTTCCGCCTGCCCGCCACCCTAGCCACGGTCTATCTAAAGATCGATGGCGGCACCGCCCTCCCCGGCTCACCCTCCTCCACATCCGAGCATCCGGCCCTGCTCCCGAACGGGCTTCCCGATCCAAAAGTCACCCGTACTGGCCCAGGCATGCACGCCTACTACGACCCGCCCATTCGCGAAGCCGCCCTCGTCACCGTGAATGGCCAACCCGCCGGAGCCCTCTGGCACCCGCCCTACCGCCTCGACATCTCGAAGTTCCTCAAATCCGGCGAAAACAAAATCGAACTCCACGTCTACAACACCGCCCTCAACGCCTGGTCGGCCCTGCCACCCCACGACTATAAGCCGCTGATCCAGAAGTACGGCGACCGCTTCCAGATGCAGGATCTCGACAAGGTCCAGCCCATCCCCTCCGGCATCCTGGGCAAGATCTACCTCGTCACCGGAGAAGAACAATGA
- a CDS encoding glycoside hydrolase family 35 protein produces the protein MKRLLLLCAAALALHAPAQTHRFAIEADHFTLDGKPYKVLSGELHYARIPREYWHARLKMARAMGLNTVATYVFWNVHEPTPGHYDFSGQNDVAAFIRTAQEEGLHVILRTGPYSCAEWDLGGLPPWLLADPQSAAAIRSNDPAFMVPAERWLRRLAQELTPLQVGRGGPILMTQIENEYGNFGPVPTDDPHAYMAHLKEIFLSAGFTDSLLFSGDNWRNIPKGYLDGLFAATNFGISNAQGGTDAIHKLRPNDPIFVSEYWPGWFDHWGHPHETRPTAPQLEDIDYILTHGSGINLYMFHGGTSFGFMAGSSYIGGNFLPDVTSYDYDAPLDESGRPTPKYFAYRKVFAKFACPDQTESCLPAVPTPLEPIAIPTVILASAGTLWDHLPNPIQSEQPQSMEHFGQSYGYILYRHQLTAPVSGDLVLNEVHDYARIYLEGKLAGTLDRRDKQTSLPITTTAPARLDILVANDGRVNSTHTMRTELKGITKSVTLAGAPLTDWQVFPLPMPEAPARHAPGKDPDAPQILTATFELQHPGDTFLDIHFLGKGAIWLNGHPLGRFWNAGPQQTLYVPAPWLKAGTNTIVAVDLLPQPHPSVTGLDHPILDGPTAANTHSKQE, from the coding sequence ATGAAGAGACTCCTTCTCCTCTGCGCCGCAGCCCTGGCCCTCCACGCGCCAGCCCAGACGCATCGCTTCGCCATCGAAGCCGACCACTTCACCCTCGACGGCAAACCCTACAAAGTCCTCTCCGGCGAACTCCACTACGCCCGCATCCCCCGCGAGTACTGGCATGCCCGCCTCAAGATGGCTCGCGCCATGGGCCTCAACACCGTCGCCACCTACGTCTTCTGGAACGTCCACGAGCCCACTCCCGGCCACTACGACTTCTCCGGCCAGAATGACGTCGCCGCCTTCATCCGCACCGCCCAGGAGGAAGGCCTCCACGTCATCCTCCGCACCGGCCCCTACTCCTGCGCCGAGTGGGATCTTGGCGGACTTCCGCCGTGGCTCCTCGCCGACCCTCAATCCGCTGCCGCCATCCGATCCAACGACCCCGCCTTCATGGTCCCTGCCGAACGCTGGCTCCGCCGCCTAGCCCAGGAGCTCACGCCACTACAGGTAGGCCGTGGTGGCCCCATCCTGATGACGCAGATCGAAAACGAGTATGGCAACTTCGGCCCCGTCCCCACCGATGACCCGCACGCCTACATGGCGCACCTGAAGGAAATCTTCCTCTCCGCCGGCTTCACCGATTCCCTGCTCTTCTCCGGCGACAACTGGCGCAACATCCCCAAGGGCTACCTCGATGGGCTCTTCGCAGCCACCAACTTCGGCATCTCCAACGCCCAGGGCGGCACCGACGCCATCCACAAGCTCCGCCCCAACGACCCCATCTTCGTCTCCGAATACTGGCCCGGCTGGTTCGATCACTGGGGCCACCCTCACGAGACCCGCCCCACCGCACCCCAGCTCGAAGACATCGACTACATCCTCACCCACGGCTCCGGGATCAACCTCTACATGTTTCACGGCGGCACGAGCTTCGGCTTCATGGCCGGATCCTCGTACATCGGCGGAAACTTCCTCCCTGACGTCACAAGCTACGACTACGACGCGCCCCTCGACGAATCCGGCCGCCCCACCCCCAAGTACTTCGCCTACCGCAAAGTCTTCGCCAAGTTCGCCTGCCCTGACCAGACCGAGTCCTGCCTTCCCGCCGTTCCAACGCCCCTCGAGCCCATCGCCATCCCCACCGTGATCCTGGCCAGCGCCGGAACCCTCTGGGACCATCTGCCCAATCCCATCCAAAGCGAACAGCCGCAGTCGATGGAGCACTTCGGCCAGTCCTACGGCTACATCCTCTATCGCCATCAGCTCACCGCACCCGTCTCCGGCGACCTCGTCCTGAACGAGGTTCACGACTACGCCAGGATCTACCTCGAAGGCAAGCTGGCCGGCACCCTCGACCGCCGCGACAAGCAGACCAGCCTGCCCATCACCACCACCGCCCCCGCCCGGCTCGACATCCTCGTCGCCAACGACGGCCGGGTAAACTCCACCCACACTATGCGCACGGAGCTAAAGGGCATCACCAAATCCGTCACCCTCGCCGGCGCTCCGCTGACAGACTGGCAGGTCTTTCCCCTTCCCATGCCGGAAGCCCCTGCCCGCCATGCGCCCGGCAAAGATCCGGACGCCCCCCAGATTCTGACAGCCACCTTCGAGTTGCAGCACCCTGGGGACACCTTTCTCGACATCCACTTCCTCGGCAAGGGAGCCATATGGCTCAACGGCCATCCGCTCGGCCGCTTCTGGAATGCAGGCCCGCAGCAGACCCTCTATGTCCCCGCCCCCTGGCTCAAAGCAGGAACGAACACTATCGTCGCGGTCGATCTGCTTCCGCAGCCTCATCCGTCCGTGACCGGCCTAGACCATCCCATCCTCGACGGCCCGACAGCCGCGAACACGCACAGCAAGCAGGAGTAG